The following coding sequences are from one Rissa tridactyla isolate bRisTri1 chromosome 14, bRisTri1.patW.cur.20221130, whole genome shotgun sequence window:
- the RC3H2 gene encoding roquin-2 isoform X9 — protein MPVQAAQWTEFLSCPICYNEFDENVHKPISLGCSHTVCKTCLNKLHRKACPFDQTAINTDIDVLPVNFALLQLVGAQVPDHQTVKLSNVGENKHYEVAKKCVEDLALYLKPLSGGKGVASLNQSALSRPMQRKLVTLVNCQLVEEEGRVRAMRAARSLGERTVTELILQHQNPQQLSANLWAAVRARGCQFLGPAMQEEALKLVLLALEDGSALSRKVLVLFVVQRLEPRFPQASKTSIGHVVQLLYRASCFKVTKRDEDSSLMQLKEEFRSYEALRREHDAQIVHIAMEAGLRISPEQWSSLLYGDLAHKSHMQSIIDKLQSPESFAKSVQELTIVLQRTGDPANLNRLRPHLELLANIDPNPDAASPTWEQLENAMVAVKTVVHGLVDFIQNYSRKGHETPQPQPNSKYKTSMCRDLRQQGGCPRGTNCTFAHSQEELEKYRLRNKKISATVRTFPLLNKVGVNSTVSTTTGNVISVIGSPEATGKMVPSTNGIATLESGVPQLIPRCADTSLRALENTKKGGKTGANGQNVSGSPTESLPENKIGSPPKTPVSQAAATSAGPPNIGTEVNSVPPKSSPFVPRVPVYPPHSDNVQYFQDPRTQLSYEVPQYPQTGYYPPPPTVPAGVAPCVPRFVRSNNVPESSLPPASVPYADHYSTFPPRDRLNSPYQPPPPQPYGPVPPVPSGMYAPVYDSRRIWRPQMYPRDDIIRSNSLPPMDVMHSSVYQTSLRERYNSLDGYYSVACQPPNEQRTVPLPRDLDSGDVKRRVHLFETQRRAKEEDPIIPFSDGPIISKWGAISRSSRTGYHTTDPIQATASQGSATKPISVSDYVPYVNAVDSRWSAYGSDSPSSARYAERDRFIVTDLSGHRKHSSTGDLLSIELQQAKSNSLLLQREANALAMQQKWNSLDEGSRLTLNLLSKEIDLRNGETDYTEDCADAKPDRDIELELSALDTDEPDGQGEQIEEILDIQLGISSQDDQLLNGTTVENGHPLKQHQKESMEQKRQSLGEDLVILEEQKTILPVTSCFSQPIPTSVSNASCLPISTAVSGGSPSLKTAHIMSEDKNDFLKPVANGRMVNS, from the exons ATGCCTGTGCAGGCAGCTCAGTGGACAGAATTTCTGTCCTGCCCAATCTGCTACAACGAGTTTGATGAGAATGTGCACAAACCCATCAGCTTAGGTTGCTCTCACACTGTCTGTAAGACCTGCCTGAACAAGCTTCATCGCAAGGCATGTCCTTTCGACCAGACTGCCATCAATACAGACATCGATGTGCTTCCTGTAAACTTTGCACTCCTCCAGTTAGTTGGAGCCCAG GTACCTGATCATCAGACAGTGAAGTTGAGTAATGTAGGAGAGAACAAACATTATGAAGTAGCAAAGAAATGTGTTGAGGATTTGGCACTCTACTTAAAGCCATTAAGTGGAGGAAAAG gTGTTGCAAGCTTGAATCAGAGTGCACTGAGCCGTCCAATGCAAAGGAAACTTGTGACACTGGTGAATTGTCAGCTGGTAGAGGAAGAGGGTCGGGTTAGAGCTATGAGGGCAGCTCGATCACTGGGAGAGAGAACCGTTACAGAACTGATCTTGCAGCACCAGAATCCTCAGCAGCTTTCTGCCAATCTTTGGGCTGCTGTCAGGGCACGAGGATGCCAGTTTCTAGGACCAG CTATGCAAGAGGAGGCACTGAAACTTGTATTACTGGCACTGGAAGATGGCTCTGCACTCTCAAGAAAAGTTCTGGTACTTTTTGTTGTGCAAAGGCTAGAACCAAGATTTCCTCAGGCCTCTAAAACAAGCATTGGTCATGTTGTGCAGCTACTGTATAGAGCATCATGCTTTAAG GTCACTAAAAGGGATGAAGATTCTTCTCTGATGCAACTTAAAGAAGAGTTTCGGAGTTATGAGGCTTTGCGGAGAGAACATGATGCCCAAATTGTTCACATTGCCATGGAAGCAGGACTTCGAATATCACCAGAACAATGGTCTTCCCTTCTTTATGGTGACTTGGCACATAAATCCCACATGCAATCCATTATTGACAAG CTCCAATCTCCAGAATCTTTTGCAAAGAGTGTACAAGAATTGACAATTGTCTTGCAGCGCACGGGGGATCCTGCAAACTTAAACAGGCTGAGGCCTCATTTAGAGCTCCTGGCAAACATAGATCCAAATCCAG aTGCAGCGTCTCCAACATGGGAGCAGCTGGAAAATGCAATGGTCGCTGTAAAGACTGTGGTACATGGGCTGGTGGATTTCATTCAGAATTACAGTAGAAAAGGCCATGAAACTCCACAG ccacAACCAAATAGCAAATACAAAACAAGTATGTGCCGAGACCTTCGACAGCAAGGGGGATGTCCAAGAGGAACAAACTGTACATTTGCTCATTCTCAGGAAGAGCTTGAAAA ATATCGTTTGAGgaacaaaaaaatcagtgcaacAGTGAGAACATTCCCCCTTCTAAATAAAGTTGGCGTAAATAGCACCGTCTCAACCACAACAGGAAACGTCATTTCTGTCATAGGAAGCCCTGAAGCAACAGGGAAGATGGTGCCAAGCACTAACGGAATAGCTACTCTAGAAAGTGGTGTTCCCCAGTTGATCCCTCGCTGTGCAGACACCTCCTTGAGAGCTTTGGAGAACACGAAGAAGGGAGGGAAGACTGGAGCCAATGGTCAGAATGTTTCTGGATCCCCTACAGAATCACTACCTGAAAA TAAAATTGGTTCTCCACCCAAGACTCCTGTAAGCCAGGCAGCAGCTACCTCAGCTGGTCCTCCTAATATTGGAACAGAAGTTAATTCTGTGCCTCCAAAATCCAGCCCATTTGTTCCCAGAGTACCCGTCTACCCTCCGCATTCTGATAATGTTCAATATTTCCAAGATCCCAGGACTCAGCTGTCATACGAAGTTCCACAGTACCCTCAGACAG GATATTATCCACCACCTCCAACAGTACCAGCTGGTGTGGCTCCCTGTGTTCCTCGCTTTGTGAGGTCCAATAACGTTCCAGAatcctccctcccacctgcttCCGTGCCATATGCCGATCATTACAGTACATTTCCCCCTCGAGATCGACTGAATTCTCCTTACCAACCTCCTCCTCCGCAGCCGTATGGACCAGTTCCTCCTGTCCCTTCTGGAATGTATGCTCCAGTTTATGACAGCAGGCGCATCTGGCGCCCACAGATGTACCCACGAGATGATATTATTAGGAGCAATTCTTTACCTCCCATGGATGTGATGCACTCATCTGTCTATCAGACATCATTACGTGAGAGATACAACTCTTTGGATGGCTATTACTCTGTGGCTTGTCAACCTCCAAACGAACAGAGGACTGTGCCTTTACCGAGG GATTTGGACAGCGGGGATGTTAAAAGGAGAGTACATTTGTTTGAAactcagagaagggcaaaggaagaAGATCCTATAATCCCATTTAGCGATGGACCGATTATCTCCAAGTGGGGTGCAATCTCCAGGTCATCCCGCACGGGTTATCACACGACAGATCCTATTCAGGCCACTGCTTCCCAAGGAAGTGCTACGAAGCCCATCAGTGTATCAG ATTATGTCCCTTATGTCAATGCTGTTGACTCAAGATGGAGTGCCTATGGCTCAGATTCTCCTTCATCAGCACGTTATGCGGAACG GGACAGGTTCATAGTTACAGATTTGTCTGGTCACAGAAAGCATTCCAGCACTGGAGATCTACTGAGTATTGAGTTACAGCAG GCCAAAAGTAACTCGTTATTACTTCAAAGAGAGGCGAATGCACTAGCCATGCAGCAGAAGTGGAATTCTCTAGATGAAGGCAGTCGTCTTACCTTAAATCTTTTAAGCAAGGAAATTGATTTGAGGAATGGTGAG ACTGATTATACTGAAGATTGTGCAGACGCAAAGCCAGATCGAGACATTGAATTGGAGCTGTCAGCCCTTGATACAGATGAACCTGATGGGCAAGGTGAACAAATTGAA GAGATTCTGGATATACAGCTAGGTATTAGTTCTCAAGATGATCAGCTGCTCAATGGAACAACTGTAGAGAATGGGCACCCACTAAAGCAGCACCAGAAAGAATCTATGGAACAGAAGAGACAAAGTTTAGGTGAAGACCTTGTGATTCT GGAGGAGCAGAAAACAATCCTGCCCGTAACTTCTTGCTTCAGTCAGCCGATCCCAACATCTGTTAGCAATGCAAGCTGCCTGCCCATCAGCACCGCAGTCAGTGGTGGCAGCCCCAGTTTGAAAACTGCTCACATTATGTCTGAGgataaaaatgactttttaaagccTGTTGCAAATGGCAGGATGGTTAACAGCTGA
- the RC3H2 gene encoding roquin-2 isoform X2, producing MPVQAAQWTEFLSCPICYNEFDENVHKPISLGCSHTVCKTCLNKLHRKACPFDQTAINTDIDVLPVNFALLQLVGAQVPDHQTVKLSNVGENKHYEVAKKCVEDLALYLKPLSGGKGVASLNQSALSRPMQRKLVTLVNCQLVEEEGRVRAMRAARSLGERTVTELILQHQNPQQLSANLWAAVRARGCQFLGPAMQEEALKLVLLALEDGSALSRKVLVLFVVQRLEPRFPQASKTSIGHVVQLLYRASCFKVTKRDEDSSLMQLKEEFRSYEALRREHDAQIVHIAMEAGLRISPEQWSSLLYGDLAHKSHMQSIIDKLQSPESFAKSVQELTIVLQRTGDPANLNRLRPHLELLANIDPNPDAASPTWEQLENAMVAVKTVVHGLVDFIQNYSRKGHETPQPQPNSKYKTSMCRDLRQQGGCPRGTNCTFAHSQEELEKYRLRNKKISATVRTFPLLNKVGVNSTVSTTTGNVISVIGSPEATGKMVPSTNGIATLESGVPQLIPRCADTSLRALENTKKGGKTGANGQNVSGSPTESLPENKIGSPPKTPVSQAAATSAGPPNIGTEVNSVPPKSSPFVPRVPVYPPHSDNVQYFQDPRTQLSYEVPQYPQTGYYPPPPTVPAGVAPCVPRFVRSNNVPESSLPPASVPYADHYSTFPPRDRLNSPYQPPPPQPYGPVPPVPSGMYAPVYDSRRIWRPQMYPRDDIIRSNSLPPMDVMHSSVYQTSLRERYNSLDGYYSVACQPPNEQRTVPLPREPCGHLKTGYDEQLRRKPEQWAQYHTQKTPLVSSTLPMATPSPTPPSPLFSVDFSTEFSESVSDLSGTKFEEDHLSHYSPWSCGTIGSCINAIDSEPKDVIANSNAVLMDLDSGDVKRRVHLFETQRRAKEEDPIIPFSDGPIISKWGAISRSSRTGYHTTDPIQATASQGSATKPISVSDYVPYVNAVDSRWSAYGSDSPSSARYAERDRFIVTDLSGHRKHSSTGDLLSIELQQAKSNSLLLQREANALAMQQKWNSLDEGSRLTLNLLSKEIDLRNGETDYTEDCADAKPDRDIELELSALDTDEPDGQGEQIEEILDIQLGISSQDDQLLNGTTVENGHPLKQHQKESMEQKRQSLGEDLVILEEQKTILPVTSCFSQPIPTSVSNASCLPISTAVSGGSPSLKTAHIMSEDKNDFLKPVANGRMVNS from the exons ATGCCTGTGCAGGCAGCTCAGTGGACAGAATTTCTGTCCTGCCCAATCTGCTACAACGAGTTTGATGAGAATGTGCACAAACCCATCAGCTTAGGTTGCTCTCACACTGTCTGTAAGACCTGCCTGAACAAGCTTCATCGCAAGGCATGTCCTTTCGACCAGACTGCCATCAATACAGACATCGATGTGCTTCCTGTAAACTTTGCACTCCTCCAGTTAGTTGGAGCCCAG GTACCTGATCATCAGACAGTGAAGTTGAGTAATGTAGGAGAGAACAAACATTATGAAGTAGCAAAGAAATGTGTTGAGGATTTGGCACTCTACTTAAAGCCATTAAGTGGAGGAAAAG gTGTTGCAAGCTTGAATCAGAGTGCACTGAGCCGTCCAATGCAAAGGAAACTTGTGACACTGGTGAATTGTCAGCTGGTAGAGGAAGAGGGTCGGGTTAGAGCTATGAGGGCAGCTCGATCACTGGGAGAGAGAACCGTTACAGAACTGATCTTGCAGCACCAGAATCCTCAGCAGCTTTCTGCCAATCTTTGGGCTGCTGTCAGGGCACGAGGATGCCAGTTTCTAGGACCAG CTATGCAAGAGGAGGCACTGAAACTTGTATTACTGGCACTGGAAGATGGCTCTGCACTCTCAAGAAAAGTTCTGGTACTTTTTGTTGTGCAAAGGCTAGAACCAAGATTTCCTCAGGCCTCTAAAACAAGCATTGGTCATGTTGTGCAGCTACTGTATAGAGCATCATGCTTTAAG GTCACTAAAAGGGATGAAGATTCTTCTCTGATGCAACTTAAAGAAGAGTTTCGGAGTTATGAGGCTTTGCGGAGAGAACATGATGCCCAAATTGTTCACATTGCCATGGAAGCAGGACTTCGAATATCACCAGAACAATGGTCTTCCCTTCTTTATGGTGACTTGGCACATAAATCCCACATGCAATCCATTATTGACAAG CTCCAATCTCCAGAATCTTTTGCAAAGAGTGTACAAGAATTGACAATTGTCTTGCAGCGCACGGGGGATCCTGCAAACTTAAACAGGCTGAGGCCTCATTTAGAGCTCCTGGCAAACATAGATCCAAATCCAG aTGCAGCGTCTCCAACATGGGAGCAGCTGGAAAATGCAATGGTCGCTGTAAAGACTGTGGTACATGGGCTGGTGGATTTCATTCAGAATTACAGTAGAAAAGGCCATGAAACTCCACAG ccacAACCAAATAGCAAATACAAAACAAGTATGTGCCGAGACCTTCGACAGCAAGGGGGATGTCCAAGAGGAACAAACTGTACATTTGCTCATTCTCAGGAAGAGCTTGAAAA ATATCGTTTGAGgaacaaaaaaatcagtgcaacAGTGAGAACATTCCCCCTTCTAAATAAAGTTGGCGTAAATAGCACCGTCTCAACCACAACAGGAAACGTCATTTCTGTCATAGGAAGCCCTGAAGCAACAGGGAAGATGGTGCCAAGCACTAACGGAATAGCTACTCTAGAAAGTGGTGTTCCCCAGTTGATCCCTCGCTGTGCAGACACCTCCTTGAGAGCTTTGGAGAACACGAAGAAGGGAGGGAAGACTGGAGCCAATGGTCAGAATGTTTCTGGATCCCCTACAGAATCACTACCTGAAAA TAAAATTGGTTCTCCACCCAAGACTCCTGTAAGCCAGGCAGCAGCTACCTCAGCTGGTCCTCCTAATATTGGAACAGAAGTTAATTCTGTGCCTCCAAAATCCAGCCCATTTGTTCCCAGAGTACCCGTCTACCCTCCGCATTCTGATAATGTTCAATATTTCCAAGATCCCAGGACTCAGCTGTCATACGAAGTTCCACAGTACCCTCAGACAG GATATTATCCACCACCTCCAACAGTACCAGCTGGTGTGGCTCCCTGTGTTCCTCGCTTTGTGAGGTCCAATAACGTTCCAGAatcctccctcccacctgcttCCGTGCCATATGCCGATCATTACAGTACATTTCCCCCTCGAGATCGACTGAATTCTCCTTACCAACCTCCTCCTCCGCAGCCGTATGGACCAGTTCCTCCTGTCCCTTCTGGAATGTATGCTCCAGTTTATGACAGCAGGCGCATCTGGCGCCCACAGATGTACCCACGAGATGATATTATTAGGAGCAATTCTTTACCTCCCATGGATGTGATGCACTCATCTGTCTATCAGACATCATTACGTGAGAGATACAACTCTTTGGATGGCTATTACTCTGTGGCTTGTCAACCTCCAAACGAACAGAGGACTGTGCCTTTACCGAGG GAGCCTTGTGGTCATTTGAAGACTGGTTATGATGAGCAATTAAGACGGAAGCCGGAGCAATGGGCACAGTACCACACACAGAAAACTCCTCTGGTATCGTCAACCCTTCCTATGGCAACACCATCTCCAACACCACCTTCTCCTCTCTTCAGTGTAGATTTCAGCACAGAG TTCTCGGAGAGTGTCAGTGATTTGAGTGGAACTAAATTTGAGGAAGACCATCTCTCTCACTATTCACCGTGGTCTTGTGGCACTATTGGGTCTTGTATAAATGCTATCGACTCAGAGCCCAAGGATGTGATTGCCAATTCAAATGCCGTGCTAATG GATTTGGACAGCGGGGATGTTAAAAGGAGAGTACATTTGTTTGAAactcagagaagggcaaaggaagaAGATCCTATAATCCCATTTAGCGATGGACCGATTATCTCCAAGTGGGGTGCAATCTCCAGGTCATCCCGCACGGGTTATCACACGACAGATCCTATTCAGGCCACTGCTTCCCAAGGAAGTGCTACGAAGCCCATCAGTGTATCAG ATTATGTCCCTTATGTCAATGCTGTTGACTCAAGATGGAGTGCCTATGGCTCAGATTCTCCTTCATCAGCACGTTATGCGGAACG GGACAGGTTCATAGTTACAGATTTGTCTGGTCACAGAAAGCATTCCAGCACTGGAGATCTACTGAGTATTGAGTTACAGCAG GCCAAAAGTAACTCGTTATTACTTCAAAGAGAGGCGAATGCACTAGCCATGCAGCAGAAGTGGAATTCTCTAGATGAAGGCAGTCGTCTTACCTTAAATCTTTTAAGCAAGGAAATTGATTTGAGGAATGGTGAG ACTGATTATACTGAAGATTGTGCAGACGCAAAGCCAGATCGAGACATTGAATTGGAGCTGTCAGCCCTTGATACAGATGAACCTGATGGGCAAGGTGAACAAATTGAA GAGATTCTGGATATACAGCTAGGTATTAGTTCTCAAGATGATCAGCTGCTCAATGGAACAACTGTAGAGAATGGGCACCCACTAAAGCAGCACCAGAAAGAATCTATGGAACAGAAGAGACAAAGTTTAGGTGAAGACCTTGTGATTCT GGAGGAGCAGAAAACAATCCTGCCCGTAACTTCTTGCTTCAGTCAGCCGATCCCAACATCTGTTAGCAATGCAAGCTGCCTGCCCATCAGCACCGCAGTCAGTGGTGGCAGCCCCAGTTTGAAAACTGCTCACATTATGTCTGAGgataaaaatgactttttaaagccTGTTGCAAATGGCAGGATGGTTAACAGCTGA
- the RC3H2 gene encoding roquin-2 isoform X6, which translates to MPVQAAQWTEFLSCPICYNEFDENVHKPISLGCSHTVCKTCLNKLHRKACPFDQTAINTDIDVLPVNFALLQLVGAQVPDHQTVKLSNVGENKHYEVAKKCVEDLALYLKPLSGGKGVASLNQSALSRPMQRKLVTLVNCQLVEEEGRVRAMRAARSLGERTVTELILQHQNPQQLSANLWAAVRARGCQFLGPAMQEEALKLVLLALEDGSALSRKVLVLFVVQRLEPRFPQASKTSIGHVVQLLYRASCFKVTKRDEDSSLMQLKEEFRSYEALRREHDAQIVHIAMEAGLRISPEQWSSLLYGDLAHKSHMQSIIDKLQSPESFAKSVQELTIVLQRTGDPANLNRLRPHLELLANIDPNPDAASPTWEQLENAMVAVKTVVHGLVDFIQNYSRKGHETPQPQPNSKYKTSMCRDLRQQGGCPRGTNCTFAHSQEELEKYRLRNKKISATVRTFPLLNKVGVNSTVSTTTGNVISVIGSPEATGKMVPSTNGIATLESGVPQLIPRCADTSLRALENTKKGGKTGANGQNVSGSPTESLPENKIGSPPKTPVSQAAATSAGPPNIGTEVNSVPPKSSPFVPRVPVYPPHSDNVQYFQDPRTQLSYEVPQYPQTGYYPPPPTVPAGVAPCVPRFVRSNNVPESSLPPASVPYADHYSTFPPRDRLNSPYQPPPPQPYGPVPPVPSGMYAPVYDSRRIWRPQMYPRDDIIRSNSLPPMDVMHSSVYQTSLRERYNSLDGYYSVACQPPNEQRTVPLPREPCGHLKTGYDEQLRRKPEQWAQYHTQKTPLVSSTLPMATPSPTPPSPLFSVDFSTEVGSQRTLFSLPVSFSESVSDLSGTKFEEDHLSHYSPWSCGTIGSCINAIDSEPKDVIANSNAVLMDLDSGDVKRRVHLFETQRRAKEEDPIIPFSDGPIISKWGAISRSSRTGYHTTDPIQATASQGSATKPISVSDYVPYVNAVDSRWSAYGSDSPSSARYAERDRFIVTDLSGHRKHSSTGDLLSIELQQAKSNSLLLQREANALAMQQKWNSLDEGSRLTLNLLSKEIDLRNGETDYTEDCADAKPDRDIELELSALDTDEPDGQGEQIEGGAENNPARNFLLQSADPNIC; encoded by the exons ATGCCTGTGCAGGCAGCTCAGTGGACAGAATTTCTGTCCTGCCCAATCTGCTACAACGAGTTTGATGAGAATGTGCACAAACCCATCAGCTTAGGTTGCTCTCACACTGTCTGTAAGACCTGCCTGAACAAGCTTCATCGCAAGGCATGTCCTTTCGACCAGACTGCCATCAATACAGACATCGATGTGCTTCCTGTAAACTTTGCACTCCTCCAGTTAGTTGGAGCCCAG GTACCTGATCATCAGACAGTGAAGTTGAGTAATGTAGGAGAGAACAAACATTATGAAGTAGCAAAGAAATGTGTTGAGGATTTGGCACTCTACTTAAAGCCATTAAGTGGAGGAAAAG gTGTTGCAAGCTTGAATCAGAGTGCACTGAGCCGTCCAATGCAAAGGAAACTTGTGACACTGGTGAATTGTCAGCTGGTAGAGGAAGAGGGTCGGGTTAGAGCTATGAGGGCAGCTCGATCACTGGGAGAGAGAACCGTTACAGAACTGATCTTGCAGCACCAGAATCCTCAGCAGCTTTCTGCCAATCTTTGGGCTGCTGTCAGGGCACGAGGATGCCAGTTTCTAGGACCAG CTATGCAAGAGGAGGCACTGAAACTTGTATTACTGGCACTGGAAGATGGCTCTGCACTCTCAAGAAAAGTTCTGGTACTTTTTGTTGTGCAAAGGCTAGAACCAAGATTTCCTCAGGCCTCTAAAACAAGCATTGGTCATGTTGTGCAGCTACTGTATAGAGCATCATGCTTTAAG GTCACTAAAAGGGATGAAGATTCTTCTCTGATGCAACTTAAAGAAGAGTTTCGGAGTTATGAGGCTTTGCGGAGAGAACATGATGCCCAAATTGTTCACATTGCCATGGAAGCAGGACTTCGAATATCACCAGAACAATGGTCTTCCCTTCTTTATGGTGACTTGGCACATAAATCCCACATGCAATCCATTATTGACAAG CTCCAATCTCCAGAATCTTTTGCAAAGAGTGTACAAGAATTGACAATTGTCTTGCAGCGCACGGGGGATCCTGCAAACTTAAACAGGCTGAGGCCTCATTTAGAGCTCCTGGCAAACATAGATCCAAATCCAG aTGCAGCGTCTCCAACATGGGAGCAGCTGGAAAATGCAATGGTCGCTGTAAAGACTGTGGTACATGGGCTGGTGGATTTCATTCAGAATTACAGTAGAAAAGGCCATGAAACTCCACAG ccacAACCAAATAGCAAATACAAAACAAGTATGTGCCGAGACCTTCGACAGCAAGGGGGATGTCCAAGAGGAACAAACTGTACATTTGCTCATTCTCAGGAAGAGCTTGAAAA ATATCGTTTGAGgaacaaaaaaatcagtgcaacAGTGAGAACATTCCCCCTTCTAAATAAAGTTGGCGTAAATAGCACCGTCTCAACCACAACAGGAAACGTCATTTCTGTCATAGGAAGCCCTGAAGCAACAGGGAAGATGGTGCCAAGCACTAACGGAATAGCTACTCTAGAAAGTGGTGTTCCCCAGTTGATCCCTCGCTGTGCAGACACCTCCTTGAGAGCTTTGGAGAACACGAAGAAGGGAGGGAAGACTGGAGCCAATGGTCAGAATGTTTCTGGATCCCCTACAGAATCACTACCTGAAAA TAAAATTGGTTCTCCACCCAAGACTCCTGTAAGCCAGGCAGCAGCTACCTCAGCTGGTCCTCCTAATATTGGAACAGAAGTTAATTCTGTGCCTCCAAAATCCAGCCCATTTGTTCCCAGAGTACCCGTCTACCCTCCGCATTCTGATAATGTTCAATATTTCCAAGATCCCAGGACTCAGCTGTCATACGAAGTTCCACAGTACCCTCAGACAG GATATTATCCACCACCTCCAACAGTACCAGCTGGTGTGGCTCCCTGTGTTCCTCGCTTTGTGAGGTCCAATAACGTTCCAGAatcctccctcccacctgcttCCGTGCCATATGCCGATCATTACAGTACATTTCCCCCTCGAGATCGACTGAATTCTCCTTACCAACCTCCTCCTCCGCAGCCGTATGGACCAGTTCCTCCTGTCCCTTCTGGAATGTATGCTCCAGTTTATGACAGCAGGCGCATCTGGCGCCCACAGATGTACCCACGAGATGATATTATTAGGAGCAATTCTTTACCTCCCATGGATGTGATGCACTCATCTGTCTATCAGACATCATTACGTGAGAGATACAACTCTTTGGATGGCTATTACTCTGTGGCTTGTCAACCTCCAAACGAACAGAGGACTGTGCCTTTACCGAGG GAGCCTTGTGGTCATTTGAAGACTGGTTATGATGAGCAATTAAGACGGAAGCCGGAGCAATGGGCACAGTACCACACACAGAAAACTCCTCTGGTATCGTCAACCCTTCCTATGGCAACACCATCTCCAACACCACCTTCTCCTCTCTTCAGTGTAGATTTCAGCACAGAGGTGGGAAGCCAGAGaactttattttcccttcctgtttCT TTCTCGGAGAGTGTCAGTGATTTGAGTGGAACTAAATTTGAGGAAGACCATCTCTCTCACTATTCACCGTGGTCTTGTGGCACTATTGGGTCTTGTATAAATGCTATCGACTCAGAGCCCAAGGATGTGATTGCCAATTCAAATGCCGTGCTAATG GATTTGGACAGCGGGGATGTTAAAAGGAGAGTACATTTGTTTGAAactcagagaagggcaaaggaagaAGATCCTATAATCCCATTTAGCGATGGACCGATTATCTCCAAGTGGGGTGCAATCTCCAGGTCATCCCGCACGGGTTATCACACGACAGATCCTATTCAGGCCACTGCTTCCCAAGGAAGTGCTACGAAGCCCATCAGTGTATCAG ATTATGTCCCTTATGTCAATGCTGTTGACTCAAGATGGAGTGCCTATGGCTCAGATTCTCCTTCATCAGCACGTTATGCGGAACG GGACAGGTTCATAGTTACAGATTTGTCTGGTCACAGAAAGCATTCCAGCACTGGAGATCTACTGAGTATTGAGTTACAGCAG GCCAAAAGTAACTCGTTATTACTTCAAAGAGAGGCGAATGCACTAGCCATGCAGCAGAAGTGGAATTCTCTAGATGAAGGCAGTCGTCTTACCTTAAATCTTTTAAGCAAGGAAATTGATTTGAGGAATGGTGAG ACTGATTATACTGAAGATTGTGCAGACGCAAAGCCAGATCGAGACATTGAATTGGAGCTGTCAGCCCTTGATACAGATGAACCTGATGGGCAAGGTGAACAAATTGAA GGAGGAGCAGAAAACAATCCTGCCCGTAACTTCTTGCTTCAGTCAGCCGATCCCAACATCTGTTAG